In the Nitratiruptor sp. YY09-18 genome, TGCTCCAAATACTTGCATAGTAGCTGCCACTTGCCATAGTTCCAGCTGCATAGGCAACGACTGGCTTTTTTTGAGCTAAGCGCTTGATTGCTTCACTGATCTCAATCGAAGGTGCTACAGCGCCACCAGGAGAGTCTACAACGAAAAGAACCCCTTTGATAGAGGGCTTTTGTGCTAGTTTTATCTCATCAAGTACTGGCTTGCTATCTATTATTGTTCCGTACAGTGTTATGCGCATGAGATTTGGTTTTTGGAGGCTCTCTTTTTGCGAGGCTCCAATAATGGCTAGGATAATAAGCAAAAGAATAATCGCTTTGAAATATTTTTGTAAAAAATCAAGCGTTGCGGTTAGAGGCAAAAAGAGAGTGCGAAAAAACTCTGTAATGCCTCCCCTTTTGTTTTGCTGATCATTTTCCATAGAGCTCTCCTTTTATGTAAACTTTTTGAGGCAATTGTGTATGGAGTATTATATGCAAAAAGAGTTCATCCTCTCTTACTAAATCTTTTGGGACAGACACCAGCTGCATTGTTGCTGGAGCCCCTTTAGCAATCACTCCTCCTCTAAAGCCCAAAACTTCATGAGAGAAAGCTGTTGCTTTGGTGATAAGCTCTTTTGCAAACTCTTTTGCGTGATAGTGCGCATGGACAAAAAGAGCTGCGCGCATCTCTTCAAACATATTGAGAGAGTAGTTAGAGCTGAGTCCATCAGTTGCAAGAGTATAGGGCAAAGGCTTGATCTTTTCTAGATCAAGCACACCATTGCCAAGCAGGCGATTGGATATTGGACAGTGTATAATTGTCGTATCACTATTGTGTAAAAGCTCAATCTCTTTTTCGTTAGCCCAGACCATATGGACAAAGAGATTTTTTGTCTCTTGGAATAGTTGCAAAAATCTCTCACTCTCATTGACTGGACGTGATTGATTGAGAAGCTTGGCAAAAAACTCTTTAAATGGACCATTTGCATTATCTATCCACTCTCTCTCAGCTTTGCTTTCCATATAGTGGACACTTACTATGCTCTCATGCTTTT is a window encoding:
- a CDS encoding metal-dependent hydrolase is translated as MQIINPRFVVTPHEVLSHTAVAFEEKIVAIDTLANLTKSYPNAKVIEAKEQALLPTFANPHVHLEFSANQATLSYGEFLPWLYSVIEHREELLPRCDKQCLQNAINALITSGTTTIGQISSYGEEMEICAASKLNIYYFNEIIGSNPAAADVMYASFLDRFFQSKKLESESFKAGVAIHSPYSVHYILAKKALEIAKKHESIVSVHYMESKAEREWIDNANGPFKEFFAKLLNQSRPVNESERFLQLFQETKNLFVHMVWANEKEIELLHNSDTTIIHCPISNRLLGNGVLDLEKIKPLPYTLATDGLSSNYSLNMFEEMRAALFVHAHYHAKEFAKELITKATAFSHEVLGFRGGVIAKGAPATMQLVSVPKDLVREDELFLHIILHTQLPQKVYIKGELYGK